ATTCTTTCGCTCGTTACAGTAGCTACATCATTTGTTCTAGCAGAAGAACTAGGTGGAAGTGGTTACATGGCTACATTTGTTACTGGACTTATTTGCGGGAATAAAAAAGTATTTAAGCTTTGGGTTCCAGAAACTGATTTTGTTTCCCAAATGCATTTTAGGGAAACAGTGGCACTTTTAATGAGAATGTCTATATTTGTACTTCTTGGAACACATGTTGATTTTGTAAGTTTAGCAAAATACTGGCAGCAGTCACTTGTATTTGTATTACTTCTTATGCTCGTAGCTAGACCAATATCTGTCTTAATATGTACTTTGCCTGATAGAAAAGTAAAATGGTCATCAAAAGAGCTTATGTTTATAATGTGGGTGAGAGAGACAGGAGTTATACCAGCCGCTTTATCATCTATGATTGTAGCTATGAAAATGCCTTATAGTGATATTATTTCATCGGCAGTATTTATGACGATACTTGTAACGCTTCTAATACAAGCAAGCACTACAAAAATGTTTGCAGACAAACTAGGCTTATTGGAGCCAAATGAAGATTTTGAAAGAGAAAAGAAACTAAAACCATTATTAGGTTAATATTATAAAGTAAATAAAGCAGCCTTATTGTATAAAACTCTTGTATTACTAAATAGGGTTAAGCTACTTAGTAATACAAGAGTTAACAATAGGCTGCTTTAATTTTTACATATAATAAAGTTTCGAAAACATAATAATATTTATTTTAATGTCTCTGGTTCTTTCTTTGTGTAAACTCGTTTACTATTTACTTTTGTTTCCATAATCGTATCGTTCATCTCATTTACTTCTTTTAATAAAAGTTGAACTTGTTCAGCTGGTACATTATAGTAGAGAAACAAATCCTCAAATTTCTTTATAGTTTCATGGAGTTTGTTACTTATAGTAATAAATTCGCTTACATGGGATGAGTTAGCGGCATTTCTAAACTGCTCTACATCTATTTCTATTATATCAATCACGTCATCCTCATTATCATAAGCCTTGATTGGAAGTGGGTATGGTTTTATTCTTTCTAAGAAGTACTTGCCTTTAGCATTTATATTATATACATATTCTAGTGTTATATAACCTAAATCGAACGAAACATAACATAATTTTCCGCTAACTTGTTTTACATTTGCACCCATTTGAGTCAATTTCATAGAATGCTGAGCAGCTTCAGTGCTTATTATGTATTTTTTCACTTTAAATCTACCTCCTCAATACTAATTAGATGTATAAAATAGCATAAGCTTTGTTTTTTTAAAAGTTAGAATAAAAATATCTTTATATATATTTTATACATAAAAAAGTATTAGGTAAATAGTAGAAATTATAATCGAAACAATCATCATAGGGAAACCAATTCTCATAAAACTCATAAAACTTACAGGTCTTCCTTCTTTTGCCATGATGCCAGTAACAATAACATTTGCAGAGGCTCCAATTATAGTACCATTTCCACCTAGACATGCGCCTAGTGCAAGTGCCCACCACAAGGGATTTGCATCCAATTGCCCGGAAGCTGTCATTGATTTAATAAGAGGTATCATAGTTGCTACGAAAGGAATATTGTCTAAAAATGCAGAAGCAATTGCAGATATCCATAAAATAGTTATAGTAGTTATAAATAGATTACCTTTAGTTAGTTCTAACATTTTTTTTGCCAGATTATCTATAACTCCAACTTCTACTAAACTACCAACTAAAATAAATAGCCCCATAAAAAAGAAAATTGTTGTCCATTCTACTTCAAATAATATTTCCTCTGGATCAATTTTACTTATAACGAGTAGTAATGCAGCACCACCAAGAGCGACAGTTGCCGATTCTAAATGAAACTGGGCATGAACCATAAATCCTAGAATAGTAATAAATAATACTATTAAACTCTTTTTTAAAAGGAGTGTATCCTTTATAGTTATTGTTTCGTCCATTTTCATTATTTTTTGCTTGTTTTCATCTTTTGCCTTTAAAAAATCCTTATAAATCAGCTTGAGTAAAAATAAAACGACAAACGAAATAACTATAACTACAGGAGCAAGGTTGACTAAAAAGTCTACGAATCCAAGACCTGTTGCACTACCTATCATAATATTAGGAGGGTCACCTATAAGTGTTGCAGTTCCTCCGATATTTGCTATTAGTATTTCTGTAAACATAAATGGAATAGGGTTAGTGTCTAGCGTATCAGTGATAACTAAAGTCACTGGTACAATTAATAAAATTGTAGTAACATTATCCAAAAATGCTGATGATAATGCTGTTATAATTGCAAATAAAACTAGTATTTTCCAAGGGTCACCTTTAGCTTTTTTGGCAGCTCTTATCGCTAAGTATTCAAATACACCTGTTCT
This is a stretch of genomic DNA from Acetoanaerobium sticklandii. It encodes these proteins:
- a CDS encoding SLC13 family permease, producing the protein MFASATAIPITIFLVIYGIIISERINRTAISLFGAIVMIVIGIINQEQAIEHIDFNTIGLLVGMMIIVNILKRTGVFEYLAIRAAKKAKGDPWKILVLFAIITALSSAFLDNVTTILLIVPVTLVITDTLDTNPIPFMFTEILIANIGGTATLIGDPPNIMIGSATGLGFVDFLVNLAPVVIVISFVVLFLLKLIYKDFLKAKDENKQKIMKMDETITIKDTLLLKKSLIVLFITILGFMVHAQFHLESATVALGGAALLLVISKIDPEEILFEVEWTTIFFFMGLFILVGSLVEVGVIDNLAKKMLELTKGNLFITTITILWISAIASAFLDNIPFVATMIPLIKSMTASGQLDANPLWWALALGACLGGNGTIIGASANVIVTGIMAKEGRPVSFMSFMRIGFPMMIVSIIISTIYLILFYV